The following are encoded in a window of Kitasatospora sp. NBC_01250 genomic DNA:
- a CDS encoding TetR family transcriptional regulator — protein MAWDTERTKQLLLDAAVREFAEHGPEGARVDRIAKLAGVNKERIYQYFGNKEQLFGHVIDQELAKVMAAASPLPEHCEDLGEFAGLLFDWHAANPTFLRLLRWEGLLIEPQPTARDNERAAYYAQRVTAITEAQQAGTISRELPAQHLLYAVFALSAWWFTAPKVIAMVMAGLTDDDLASRRAALVKLARKLGE, from the coding sequence ATGGCATGGGACACCGAGAGAACCAAGCAGCTGCTGCTGGACGCCGCCGTGCGGGAGTTCGCCGAGCACGGCCCCGAAGGTGCTCGGGTGGACCGGATCGCCAAGCTGGCCGGCGTCAACAAGGAGCGGATCTACCAGTACTTCGGCAACAAGGAGCAGCTCTTCGGGCACGTCATCGACCAGGAGCTGGCCAAGGTGATGGCCGCCGCCTCACCGCTGCCCGAACACTGCGAGGACCTCGGCGAGTTCGCCGGGCTGCTCTTCGACTGGCACGCGGCCAACCCCACCTTCCTGCGCCTGCTGCGCTGGGAGGGGCTGCTGATCGAGCCGCAGCCCACCGCCCGGGACAACGAGCGGGCCGCCTACTACGCCCAGCGAGTCACGGCGATCACGGAGGCGCAGCAGGCCGGGACGATCAGCCGCGAGCTGCCCGCCCAGCACCTGCTGTACGCCGTCTTCGCGCTCTCCGCCTGGTGGTTCACCGCGCCCAAGGTGATCGCCATGGTGATGGCGGGGCTGACGGACGACGACCTGGCCAGCCGGCGCGCGGCCCTGGTCAAGCTGGCCCGCAAGCTCGGGGAGTGA
- a CDS encoding helicase-associated domain-containing protein, protein MTTEPNGASGGARTLADELRASSDQALATLLRLRPDLLNPVPTDLTQLTARLSSRASALRALERLDRFTLQVAEALAAMPDGGAATVLRDLLAGPARVKAHPGAEPVDRAAVIAALPRALAALRERGLLWGPDTAPHLVIAVREALAPSAAGPGGTGLGPTLGEATLGMSPARLQQLLAGAGLPATPDPVTAVAALGALFADRKRCAALLAEAPPAALGVLDRLVWGPPTGTVPDAARPVTADQARSPVEWLLARGLLLPSGPGTVVLPREVALHLRGGRSHRTVTPLAPVVVPVAERDPQAVDSAAAGQAHTAVRTVEELLDLWGLQPPAALRAGGLGVRDLKRAALALETDEAGAAFWLELAYGAGLLAPDGEVGELAGRTGEVWAPTPAYDLWLQQPTAERWVLLARGWLAGTRVAGLVGAPDGKGKARAALGPELDRVLAPVTRRAVLGLLAELPPGTVADAEALLPVQRWHRPLRGGPTGPDGRELRDQLTSWSLAEAELLGVTGRGALGSAGRALLAGQDPAPVLAPLLPQPLDHVILQPDLTAIAPGPLLTPLAQALALCAEIESKGGATVYRFTAESVRRALDAGRSATDLHAFLEQHSRTPVPQPLSYLIDDVARRHGVLRVGAAGAYLRCDDPALLAEVLADRRAAELRLRLLAPTVLAAQSGPETVLTVLRAMGYAPAAESAEGDLVITRPDSHRTPPRSAPAPIADGPTAPDDVLLGAAVKAIRAGDRAATAHRRETVTGPAATRPETGPARTDTRHLPRTAAADTLAALQTAVLLGERMWIGYINAEGLASQRVIDPVKVEGGYVTAFDHHAEKLNTFALHRITGVAELDEG, encoded by the coding sequence ATGACCACCGAGCCGAACGGAGCCTCCGGCGGGGCCCGCACCCTCGCCGACGAACTCCGCGCCAGCAGCGACCAGGCACTCGCCACCCTGCTGCGCCTGCGCCCCGATCTGCTCAACCCCGTGCCGACCGACCTCACCCAGCTGACCGCCAGGCTCTCCAGCCGGGCCTCCGCGCTGCGCGCGCTGGAGCGGCTGGACCGCTTCACGCTGCAGGTGGCCGAGGCGCTGGCCGCGATGCCGGACGGCGGCGCCGCCACCGTGCTGCGCGACCTGCTGGCCGGCCCCGCCCGGGTCAAGGCGCACCCCGGCGCCGAACCGGTGGACCGGGCCGCGGTGATCGCCGCGCTGCCCCGGGCACTGGCCGCGCTGCGCGAACGCGGGCTGCTCTGGGGTCCCGACACGGCGCCGCACCTGGTGATCGCGGTCCGCGAGGCACTGGCCCCCAGCGCCGCCGGGCCCGGCGGCACCGGCCTCGGGCCGACCCTGGGCGAGGCCACCCTGGGGATGTCCCCGGCCCGACTGCAACAGCTGCTCGCCGGCGCCGGCCTGCCCGCCACGCCCGACCCGGTGACCGCGGTGGCGGCCCTCGGCGCGCTGTTCGCCGACCGCAAGCGGTGCGCCGCGCTGCTCGCCGAGGCGCCGCCGGCCGCGCTCGGGGTGCTGGACCGGCTGGTCTGGGGCCCGCCCACCGGCACCGTGCCCGACGCGGCCCGCCCGGTCACCGCCGATCAGGCGCGCAGCCCCGTCGAGTGGCTGCTGGCCCGCGGCCTGCTGCTGCCCTCCGGCCCCGGCACCGTGGTGCTCCCCCGCGAGGTCGCGCTGCACCTGCGCGGCGGACGCAGCCACCGCACCGTCACGCCGCTCGCACCGGTGGTGGTCCCCGTCGCCGAGCGCGATCCACAGGCTGTGGACAGCGCGGCGGCCGGCCAGGCCCACACCGCGGTCCGCACCGTCGAGGAGCTGCTCGACCTGTGGGGCCTGCAGCCGCCCGCCGCCCTGCGGGCCGGCGGCCTGGGCGTGCGCGACCTCAAGCGGGCCGCCCTCGCCCTGGAGACCGACGAGGCGGGCGCCGCCTTCTGGCTCGAACTCGCCTACGGTGCGGGCCTGCTGGCCCCCGACGGCGAGGTGGGCGAACTGGCTGGGCGGACCGGCGAGGTCTGGGCCCCCACCCCCGCCTACGACCTGTGGCTGCAGCAGCCGACCGCCGAGCGCTGGGTGCTGCTGGCCCGCGGCTGGCTGGCCGGCACCCGGGTGGCCGGGCTGGTCGGCGCACCCGACGGCAAGGGCAAGGCGCGCGCCGCACTCGGCCCCGAGCTGGACCGGGTGCTGGCGCCGGTCACCCGGCGCGCGGTGCTCGGCCTGCTCGCCGAGCTGCCGCCCGGCACGGTGGCCGACGCCGAGGCGCTGCTGCCCGTCCAGCGCTGGCACCGCCCGCTGCGCGGCGGCCCCACCGGCCCCGACGGACGCGAGCTGCGCGACCAGCTGACCTCGTGGAGCCTGGCCGAGGCCGAGCTGCTCGGCGTCACCGGGCGCGGCGCGCTCGGGTCGGCGGGCCGCGCCCTGCTGGCCGGGCAGGACCCCGCGCCGGTGCTCGCCCCGCTGCTGCCGCAGCCGCTGGACCACGTGATCCTGCAGCCCGACCTGACCGCGATCGCCCCCGGGCCGCTGCTCACCCCGCTCGCCCAGGCGCTGGCGCTCTGCGCCGAGATCGAGTCCAAGGGCGGTGCCACCGTCTACCGGTTCACCGCCGAATCGGTCCGCCGGGCGCTGGACGCCGGGCGCAGCGCCACCGATCTGCACGCCTTCCTGGAGCAGCACTCCCGCACGCCCGTCCCGCAGCCGCTCAGCTACCTGATCGACGACGTCGCGCGCCGGCACGGCGTGCTGCGGGTCGGCGCGGCCGGCGCCTACCTGCGCTGCGACGACCCCGCGCTGCTCGCCGAGGTGCTCGCCGACCGCCGCGCCGCCGAGCTGCGGCTGCGGCTGCTCGCGCCCACCGTGCTGGCCGCCCAGAGCGGCCCGGAGACGGTGCTGACGGTGCTGCGCGCGATGGGCTACGCGCCGGCCGCCGAGTCCGCCGAGGGCGACCTGGTGATCACCCGCCCCGACAGCCACCGCACCCCGCCGCGCAGCGCCCCCGCCCCGATCGCCGACGGCCCCACCGCCCCGGACGACGTGCTGCTCGGCGCGGCCGTCAAGGCGATCCGGGCCGGCGACCGGGCCGCCACGGCGCACCGCCGCGAGACCGTCACCGGCCCCGCCGCCACCCGCCCCGAAACGGGCCCGGCCCGCACCGACACCCGTCACCTGCCGCGCACGGCGGCCGCCGACACCCTGGCCGCGCTGCAGACCGCGGTGCTGCTCGGCGAGCGGATGTGGATCGGCTACATCAACGCCGAGGGCCTGGCCTCGCAGCGGGTGATCGACCCGGTCAAGGTGGAGGGCGGCTACGTCACCGCCTTCGACCACCACGCGGAGAAGCTGAACACCTTCGCGCTGCACCGGATCACCGGCGTGGCCGAACTGGACGAGGGCTAG
- the pgeF gene encoding peptidoglycan editing factor PgeF, whose product MELAPGIRCAVSDRHGGVSPAPYGRNLGGATADDYQNVLRNRELTARQFGLAPDRVVWMRQVHSATVQQVKAPWGSEAPALDGVWTTEPGLALASLGADCAAVLLADPVARVVGAAHSGRVGTLTGVAPNLVAAMAEAGAEPGRMTALIGPAACGHCYEVPAAMREESAAVLPEVWSTTRQGTPALDLRAGITAQLTRAGLTDIRHDARCTIEDQALFSHRREQATGRFAAYIWLQPQA is encoded by the coding sequence ATGGAACTCGCCCCCGGCATCCGCTGCGCCGTCTCCGACCGCCACGGCGGCGTCAGCCCCGCCCCCTACGGCCGCAACCTGGGCGGGGCCACCGCCGACGACTACCAGAACGTGCTGCGCAACCGGGAGCTGACCGCCCGCCAGTTCGGCCTGGCGCCGGACAGGGTGGTCTGGATGCGCCAGGTGCACAGCGCCACCGTGCAGCAGGTGAAGGCCCCTTGGGGCAGCGAGGCGCCCGCGCTGGACGGCGTGTGGACCACCGAGCCCGGCCTGGCCCTGGCCTCCCTGGGCGCGGACTGCGCGGCCGTGCTGCTCGCCGACCCGGTGGCCCGGGTCGTCGGCGCCGCCCACTCGGGGCGGGTCGGCACGCTGACCGGTGTCGCCCCGAACCTGGTGGCGGCGATGGCCGAGGCCGGCGCCGAGCCCGGCCGGATGACCGCGCTGATCGGCCCCGCCGCCTGCGGCCACTGCTACGAGGTCCCGGCCGCGATGCGCGAGGAGTCCGCCGCCGTCCTGCCCGAGGTCTGGTCCACCACCCGCCAGGGCACCCCCGCCCTCGACCTGCGGGCCGGCATCACCGCCCAACTGACCCGCGCCGGCCTCACAGACATCCGCCACGACGCCCGCTGCACCATCGAGGACCAGGCCCTCTTCTCCCACCGCCGCGAACAGGCGACCGGCCGCTTCGCCGCCTACATCTGGCTCCAGCCGCAGGCCTGA